From uncultured Campylobacter sp., a single genomic window includes:
- a CDS encoding CvpA family protein, whose protein sequence is MEGINWFDVGCLVLVVLFGLRGITNGIVKEIFGILGLIGGLFAAMRYKTMAGEWIAAKIPALQNANGVLSGDTTQVLIGFIAVLFGVWISCLIIGEIISKFFKWSGLGFVDKIGGFVFSVSKIFLIFAVIVTLASGPMSMNEQTKRYFESSKTAPIFLKIGNWILNLKDDPKIKQSLDSIGSKMDDKLLKDQNSTARMNSDQNQSTELSDFNASSEVNSTERTKL, encoded by the coding sequence ATGGAAGGTATTAATTGGTTTGACGTCGGCTGTTTAGTACTCGTAGTGCTCTTTGGACTGCGCGGTATCACTAATGGCATCGTAAAAGAAATTTTTGGAATTTTGGGTCTCATCGGCGGTCTTTTTGCCGCGATGCGCTATAAAACTATGGCAGGCGAGTGGATTGCAGCCAAAATTCCCGCTTTACAGAATGCAAACGGCGTGCTTTCGGGCGATACAACGCAGGTTCTCATAGGCTTTATCGCTGTGCTTTTTGGCGTATGGATCTCGTGTTTGATTATAGGCGAAATCATTTCAAAATTCTTTAAATGGAGCGGACTCGGATTTGTCGATAAGATCGGCGGCTTTGTGTTTAGCGTAAGTAAAATTTTCTTGATTTTTGCCGTTATCGTTACACTTGCAAGCGGTCCTATGTCGATGAATGAACAGACCAAAAGGTATTTTGAAAGCAGCAAAACTGCGCCGATTTTCTTAAAAATCGGAAATTGGATTTTAAATCTCAAAGACGATCCGAAGATCAAACAAAGCTTAGATTCCATCGGTTCTAAGATGGATGATAAGCTCTTAAAAGATCAGAATTCTACCGCCCGTATGAACTCGGATCAAAATCAAAGCACTGAACTTAGCGATTTTAACGCCAGTTCAGAAGTAAATTCTACAGAAAGGACAAAATTATGA
- a CDS encoding type IV pilus twitching motility protein PilT, with the protein MEEVQRNLVDIETLLKTVVFNKASDLHLVSRSAPQIRIDGTLRPLAMDPLKGTDIEYICYALITDAQKSALEENKELDFAIELPNIGRFRGNYYYTMNGDLAAAFRIIPIDIPSLDDLKAPTIFKEVVKHEKGMILVTGPTGSGKSTTLAAMLNEINEKERKHIITVEDPVEFVHTNKKALFSHRNIGTDTHSYANALKFALREDPDIILVGEMRDRETISIAITAAETGHLVFGTLHTNSAMQTINRIIDSFDGGEQLQVRNMLSVSLTAVISQSLLPKLGGGRIAIHEILLNNNAVANLIRENKVHQIYSQMQLNQQSTGMITQTQAMVKAIRANQISKDTAFRYSTNLQELIGVVGA; encoded by the coding sequence ATGGAAGAAGTTCAAAGAAATTTAGTAGATATCGAAACCCTACTAAAAACCGTCGTTTTTAACAAAGCGAGCGACCTTCACTTAGTTTCGCGCTCGGCGCCTCAAATACGTATCGACGGCACACTGCGCCCACTTGCCATGGACCCGCTTAAGGGCACGGATATCGAGTATATCTGCTACGCGCTCATTACCGATGCTCAAAAAAGTGCGCTCGAGGAAAATAAAGAGCTTGACTTTGCGATCGAGCTTCCTAATATCGGACGCTTCCGTGGAAATTACTACTACACTATGAACGGCGATTTGGCTGCCGCATTTCGTATTATTCCTATCGATATTCCTAGCCTGGATGATTTAAAAGCCCCTACGATTTTTAAAGAGGTAGTCAAGCACGAAAAAGGTATGATTTTGGTTACCGGGCCTACTGGTAGCGGTAAATCAACTACTCTTGCCGCGATGCTAAACGAGATCAACGAAAAAGAACGCAAGCACATCATCACCGTTGAAGATCCGGTTGAGTTCGTCCATACCAATAAAAAAGCGCTTTTTTCTCACAGAAATATCGGCACCGATACCCATTCCTACGCTAATGCTTTAAAATTTGCCTTGCGTGAGGACCCGGACATTATCCTAGTTGGTGAGATGCGCGATAGAGAGACTATCTCGATCGCCATTACCGCGGCTGAGACCGGTCACTTGGTATTTGGTACGCTACACACCAACTCCGCGATGCAGACGATCAACCGTATTATTGATAGCTTTGACGGCGGCGAGCAGCTCCAAGTGCGAAATATGCTCTCCGTGTCACTTACCGCGGTCATTTCGCAATCACTTTTGCCAAAGCTTGGCGGCGGACGTATCGCGATCCATGAAATTTTGCTAAATAACAATGCCGTAGCGAATCTAATCCGCGAAAACAAGGTGCATCAAATTTACTCTCAAATGCAGCTAAATCAGCAATCTACCGGTATGATAACTCAAACTCAAGCGATGGTTAAAGCGATCCGTGCAAATCAAATTTCAAAAGATACGGCGTTTAGGTACTCGACTAACCTACAAGAGCTAATAGGCGTGGTGGGTGCTTGA
- the gatC gene encoding Asp-tRNA(Asn)/Glu-tRNA(Gln) amidotransferase subunit GatC, producing MIIDDALLSKLERLSALKIPDAKREEFKGQLNNIVDFVEILNELDLQSGEAAITTLKGGTPFRKDIPRKSDVAESVLKHAPQSEGGYFVVPKIID from the coding sequence ATGATAATAGACGATGCCTTGCTAAGCAAGCTGGAAAGGCTATCTGCTCTTAAAATTCCAGATGCTAAGCGAGAAGAATTTAAAGGTCAATTAAATAATATTGTAGATTTTGTAGAAATTCTAAATGAGCTGGATTTACAAAGCGGCGAGGCGGCTATCACTACGCTAAAAGGCGGTACTCCGTTTCGCAAAGATATCCCACGCAAAAGCGACGTCGCAGAAAGCGTCTTAAAGCATGCTCCGCAGTCCGAAGGCGGCTACTTCGTAGTACCGAAAATCATAGATTGA
- a CDS encoding L-seryl-tRNA selenium transferase — translation MKKTLIFTLLLSFLFLGCSTKRQYFEPSDENITGDMKFNGSLPSEIVAVSKDGATLKDGEVISKNGLVKNFKVLKSEKFLGEYDGNFVVTDINGTLKVVSGTGAVKFEKALGRQALSANIRGDDLALVMSDDSIMLIKLSSGAVVLDHKVGDAFAIDSRVASPIFINQLIAYPALDGLVSIAENVGGRSARDFVVSNQPFFNNIIALENKGDNLYAVTATRLMLVSPAGNKNHNVDIKDVIFSGDRIYLFLKDGRVELLDRGLNLIKSRKFTFAQFSGALLSGGYLYIIERNGYVIRVDENLEGQAIYELNGEFDDKSFIAGSSFYYDDKILNFDAR, via the coding sequence ATGAAAAAAACGCTGATATTTACGCTTTTACTATCGTTTTTATTTTTGGGCTGCTCGACGAAGCGCCAGTATTTCGAACCTAGCGACGAAAACATCACAGGCGATATGAAATTTAACGGCTCACTGCCGTCGGAAATCGTAGCGGTTAGTAAAGATGGCGCTACGCTAAAAGACGGCGAAGTAATCTCTAAAAACGGATTGGTAAAAAATTTCAAAGTCTTAAAAAGTGAGAAATTTTTAGGTGAATATGATGGAAATTTCGTCGTAACCGATATCAATGGCACGCTTAAAGTAGTTAGTGGCACAGGCGCCGTAAAATTTGAAAAGGCCCTCGGCAGACAAGCGCTCAGTGCAAATATACGCGGCGATGATTTAGCTTTAGTCATGAGCGATGATTCGATCATGCTTATCAAGCTAAGCTCGGGCGCAGTGGTACTCGATCATAAAGTAGGCGATGCATTCGCAATCGATTCGCGCGTGGCGTCACCAATATTTATCAACCAGCTTATCGCTTATCCTGCACTAGACGGACTAGTCAGCATCGCAGAAAACGTAGGTGGGCGCTCGGCACGCGATTTCGTCGTGAGCAACCAGCCGTTTTTTAACAACATTATCGCCTTAGAAAACAAGGGCGATAACCTTTATGCCGTAACTGCCACTAGGCTAATGCTGGTAAGTCCTGCTGGCAATAAAAACCATAACGTAGACATCAAAGACGTGATTTTTAGCGGCGATAGAATTTATCTTTTCTTAAAAGACGGCAGAGTCGAGCTACTCGATCGCGGGCTAAATTTGATCAAATCGCGTAAATTTACCTTCGCGCAGTTTAGCGGCGCGCTACTTAGCGGCGGCTATCTGTATATCATCGAGCGCAACGGCTACGTGATCCGCGTGGACGAAAATTTAGAGGGACAAGCGATCTACGAGCTAAATGGCGAGTTCGATGATAAGTCCTTTATCGCAGGCAGCTCATTTTACTACGACGATAAAATTTTAAATTTTGATGCTAGATAA
- a CDS encoding type III pantothenate kinase: MLLCDVGNSRVKFYKGGVTQSMPVAEFMRYEPKERIFFISVNDSVKKKPKNPLFVDLAPHFELKTAYRGLGIDRIAACSAVTTGIVVDAGSAITVDLMFRGSHLGGFIMPGISTLLKSFASIAPVLDVTLSTNIDLDPLPQKTVNAVNYGILKPIVLTIENIAGNNKIYFTGGDGAYLMRYFRNSIYEKDLIFKSMVSLIAKKGLA; the protein is encoded by the coding sequence ATGCTTTTGTGTGACGTAGGAAATTCCAGGGTTAAATTTTATAAAGGCGGTGTAACGCAAAGTATGCCCGTAGCGGAGTTTATGCGGTACGAGCCGAAGGAGCGAATTTTTTTCATTAGCGTCAATGATAGTGTGAAAAAAAAGCCGAAAAACCCTCTGTTTGTCGATCTGGCGCCGCACTTTGAGCTAAAAACCGCCTACCGCGGGCTTGGGATCGACCGCATAGCGGCGTGCTCGGCGGTGACGACGGGCATCGTCGTCGATGCGGGCAGCGCGATCACCGTGGATTTGATGTTTAGAGGTTCACACTTAGGCGGATTTATAATGCCCGGCATTAGTACGCTTTTAAAGTCGTTCGCAAGCATCGCGCCGGTGCTGGATGTGACGCTTTCAACCAATATCGATCTGGACCCGCTACCGCAAAAGACCGTAAACGCCGTAAACTACGGGATTTTAAAGCCTATCGTGCTTACTATCGAAAACATCGCGGGCAATAATAAAATTTACTTCACGGGCGGCGACGGAGCCTATCTGATGCGGTATTTTCGCAACTCGATCTACGAAAAGGATCTGATCTTTAAATCGATGGTGAGCTTAATCGCAAAAAAGGGGCTCGCATGA
- the hisG gene encoding ATP phosphoribosyltransferase: MITIALPKGRIADDTLKIFKTIFGLDFAFEDRKLIMQEGDFKFLYVRNQDIPTYVMEGAADIGVVGLDVLEEHRPDVLTLLDLKIGKCRVCVGVHAGTRLNYGAPSLKIATKMPNITREYFASKAVAVNIIKLYGSIELAPLIGLADAIVDVVETGATMKQNGLQPAETVMQSSAHLIANKNSFVLKRDEILNLRDKLARTIA; encoded by the coding sequence ATGATAACCATAGCCCTACCAAAAGGCCGCATAGCCGACGATACGCTTAAAATTTTTAAAACCATTTTCGGGCTTGATTTTGCTTTCGAAGATCGCAAACTCATAATGCAAGAGGGCGATTTTAAATTCCTCTACGTCCGCAACCAAGATATCCCTACTTACGTTATGGAAGGTGCGGCGGATATCGGCGTAGTGGGGCTTGACGTGCTTGAGGAACATCGCCCCGATGTGCTTACGCTGCTCGATCTTAAAATCGGAAAATGCCGCGTCTGCGTGGGCGTGCATGCGGGCACCAGGCTAAACTACGGCGCTCCGAGCCTAAAAATCGCTACGAAAATGCCCAACATCACGCGCGAATACTTCGCCTCAAAAGCGGTCGCCGTAAATATCATCAAACTCTACGGCTCGATCGAGCTAGCCCCGCTCATAGGGCTTGCCGACGCTATCGTCGATGTCGTGGAGACCGGCGCTACTATGAAGCAAAACGGGCTGCAACCCGCAGAAACCGTAATGCAAAGCTCGGCGCACCTCATCGCAAACAAAAACAGCTTCGTACTAAAACGCGATGAAATTTTAAACCTGCGAGATAAACTAGCCCGCACGATCGCCTAA
- the dnaE gene encoding DNA polymerase III subunit alpha → MSDYTHLHLHTEYSLLDGANKVSELAELLQSRGTKACAITDHGNMFGAIDFYQTMKKHGIKPIIGIETYLHNHEDIGDKSDRQRYHLILLAKNETGYKNLMYLSSRAFLDGFYYYPRINKKILKEHSEGLICSSACLAGEVEFHLNRSERNLKRGAGGYEAAKKAALEYKEIFGEDFYLEIMRHGIGEQLNVDKDLIRLSREIGVKIIATNDAHYARKDRAKAHDVYQCISMGKTINDGDRLKHVVSEFYVKSDEEMRRLFADIPEVIENTAEIVQKCNLKFAFDEKDYAPTPPNFKFTIEYAARLGLSLPQPDERYSFANDDFLFDYLCREGLKERLKFIDPANHEIYRERLEKELAIIKNMHFSGYMVIVQDFINWAKDHDIPVGPGRGSAAGSICAYALRITDLDPIPYNLLFERFLNPSRISMPDIDVDFCQARRGEVIDYVIDQYGKYNVAQVATFGKLLARGVIRDVARVCDMPLSQADKMAKLIPDKLGITLKQAYDAEPKLKEFIDADPIAQQVWEFALGLEGLNRNAGMHAAGVVISNEPLWNKAPLFKQDKGEDARLVTQYTKNYLEDVDLIKFDFLGLKNLDVIDNAIKLVKRRYNRDIVWEEIDFNDPQTYKTIQSGNTLGIFQIEGAGMQDLAMNLRPDRFEDIIAMISLYRPGPMDLIPDFIRIKHGELKASYIFPQIKEILEPTYGIIVYQEQVMQIVQKVGGFSLGDADLVRRAMGKKDEKKLAHMREQYLNGAKELGFDVAKADELFDLIMKFASYGFNKSHAAAYSMITFQTAYLKTYYPAEFMAALLTSEEGNTDKISKYIDEASRLGIGLLPPSINQSLRGFSVVDDENSKSGTSIIYGLGAIKGVGGAAIENILELQSEAKFQSIDDFASRVDNFRVNKKVIESLIYAGAMDCLGKSRLAMIQNMENILDVMKKITEIKKDAESSLFGEDEDMTSGMSVSFVDTDKEFPQGEILKFEQQTVGVYLSGHPLDDYKEEMEGIDYTLSSAFSEIEGDSAEVLSVGRIEDLSTRMTKTGKKMGILNVLDLHGSFELAVFDNALKAIENLSPQERERPYAFMIKISKSAVGGAAYQLSFLSMMSLQNARDASFRPRAGVFLGENPLRAYASELGSISYTKSSEFGELVDDGGAGVKILCVGKIENVFSRTTKSGKQMANVTVLDLSGSFEMSAFGEVYEAVASLNDDALERPMAFWVRLSKNTSPYGGKYQIYLDEILTLDAAQNIDGYVPSKVRGFGGREREGFSGDNFGSSRNFGGERAGSFGGGNFAERRSGFTAEDPALKARKEREAQRKNAQDFEFELSLGELSREKIYKIYHLAFCDTALKNTKRLILRIRNGSEVLVYPTEYIVSDSFTEKVREIIAA, encoded by the coding sequence ATGAGCGACTACACCCACCTGCACCTTCACACCGAGTATTCGCTGCTAGACGGCGCGAATAAAGTAAGCGAGCTCGCCGAGCTTTTGCAGAGCCGCGGTACCAAGGCGTGCGCGATCACCGATCACGGCAATATGTTCGGCGCGATAGACTTTTATCAGACGATGAAAAAGCACGGCATTAAACCTATCATTGGTATCGAGACCTATCTGCATAACCACGAGGATATCGGCGATAAAAGCGACCGCCAGCGCTACCACTTGATACTGCTTGCCAAAAATGAGACGGGCTATAAAAATTTGATGTATCTCAGCTCGCGCGCATTTCTGGACGGCTTCTACTACTACCCGAGGATCAACAAAAAAATTTTAAAAGAGCATAGCGAGGGGCTCATCTGCTCCTCAGCGTGCCTAGCGGGCGAGGTGGAATTTCATCTAAATAGAAGCGAGCGAAATTTAAAGCGCGGCGCGGGCGGCTACGAAGCGGCGAAAAAAGCGGCGCTTGAGTATAAAGAAATTTTCGGCGAGGATTTTTATCTTGAGATCATGCGCCACGGCATCGGTGAGCAGTTAAATGTCGATAAAGACCTCATCCGCCTTTCGCGCGAAATCGGCGTCAAGATCATCGCCACGAACGACGCTCACTACGCGCGCAAGGACCGCGCCAAGGCTCACGACGTCTATCAGTGCATCTCGATGGGCAAGACGATCAACGACGGCGACCGCCTAAAACACGTCGTTTCAGAATTTTACGTAAAAAGCGACGAGGAGATGAGGCGGCTTTTTGCGGACATCCCCGAAGTGATCGAAAATACCGCCGAGATCGTGCAAAAGTGCAATCTCAAATTTGCCTTCGACGAGAAGGACTACGCGCCAACGCCGCCGAATTTTAAATTTACGATCGAATACGCCGCTAGGCTCGGGCTTTCGCTGCCCCAGCCCGATGAGCGATATAGCTTTGCAAACGATGATTTTTTATTCGATTATCTGTGCCGCGAGGGGCTTAAAGAGCGCCTTAAATTTATTGATCCCGCCAATCACGAAATTTATCGCGAGCGCCTGGAAAAGGAGCTTGCCATCATCAAAAACATGCATTTTTCGGGCTATATGGTTATCGTGCAGGATTTCATCAACTGGGCAAAGGATCACGATATCCCGGTTGGCCCAGGTCGCGGCTCTGCGGCGGGCAGCATCTGCGCGTATGCACTTCGCATTACCGACCTCGATCCGATCCCGTATAATCTGCTTTTCGAGCGATTTTTAAACCCGTCGCGTATCTCGATGCCCGACATCGACGTGGATTTTTGCCAGGCGCGTAGAGGCGAGGTGATCGACTACGTCATCGATCAGTATGGCAAATACAATGTCGCGCAGGTTGCGACCTTTGGTAAGCTGCTCGCGCGCGGCGTCATCCGCGACGTGGCTCGCGTCTGCGATATGCCGCTTTCGCAGGCCGATAAGATGGCAAAGTTGATCCCCGATAAGCTCGGCATTACGCTTAAGCAGGCTTACGACGCCGAGCCGAAGCTGAAGGAATTTATCGACGCAGATCCGATCGCACAGCAGGTTTGGGAGTTTGCGCTGGGCCTTGAAGGGCTAAATCGCAACGCAGGCATGCACGCCGCGGGAGTGGTGATCTCAAACGAGCCACTGTGGAACAAAGCGCCGCTATTTAAGCAGGATAAGGGCGAGGATGCGCGCCTAGTAACGCAATACACCAAAAACTATCTCGAGGACGTCGATCTGATAAAATTTGACTTCCTTGGCCTTAAAAACCTCGATGTGATCGATAACGCCATCAAGCTCGTCAAGCGCCGCTATAATCGCGACATAGTTTGGGAGGAGATAGACTTTAACGATCCGCAAACTTACAAAACGATTCAAAGCGGCAACACGCTAGGGATTTTTCAAATCGAGGGCGCGGGCATGCAGGATCTGGCGATGAACCTGCGCCCGGACCGCTTCGAGGATATCATCGCGATGATCTCGCTCTACCGTCCGGGACCGATGGATCTAATACCTGATTTTATCAGGATCAAACACGGCGAGCTAAAAGCAAGCTATATTTTTCCGCAGATAAAAGAAATTTTAGAGCCAACATATGGCATCATCGTCTATCAAGAGCAGGTCATGCAGATCGTGCAGAAGGTGGGCGGCTTTAGCTTGGGCGATGCCGATCTGGTGCGCCGCGCGATGGGTAAAAAGGATGAAAAGAAGCTCGCTCACATGCGCGAACAGTATCTAAACGGCGCCAAAGAGCTGGGCTTTGACGTAGCTAAGGCGGATGAGCTATTTGATCTGATTATGAAATTTGCCTCCTATGGCTTTAACAAATCCCACGCTGCGGCGTATTCGATGATCACCTTTCAAACGGCCTATCTTAAGACCTACTATCCTGCGGAGTTTATGGCGGCGCTGCTTACTTCGGAGGAGGGCAACACCGATAAAATTTCAAAATATATCGACGAGGCTAGCCGCCTAGGCATCGGGCTTTTGCCGCCGTCGATCAATCAAAGCTTAAGAGGCTTTAGCGTCGTGGACGACGAAAACTCCAAATCGGGCACCTCGATCATCTACGGCCTAGGCGCGATCAAGGGCGTGGGCGGTGCTGCGATCGAGAATATCTTAGAGCTTCAAAGCGAGGCTAAATTTCAAAGTATCGACGATTTTGCTTCGCGTGTGGATAATTTCCGCGTCAATAAAAAGGTCATCGAGTCGCTGATCTACGCAGGCGCGATGGATTGTCTAGGCAAGAGTCGATTAGCGATGATTCAAAATATGGAAAATATCCTAGACGTGATGAAAAAGATCACCGAGATTAAAAAGGACGCCGAGAGCTCGCTTTTTGGCGAGGATGAGGATATGACGAGCGGCATGAGTGTAAGCTTCGTCGATACCGATAAGGAATTTCCGCAGGGCGAAATTTTAAAATTTGAGCAGCAGACCGTGGGCGTGTATCTCTCGGGGCATCCGCTGGATGATTATAAAGAGGAGATGGAAGGCATCGACTATACGCTATCCTCGGCGTTTAGCGAGATCGAGGGCGATAGCGCCGAGGTACTTAGCGTAGGGCGGATCGAGGATCTGTCCACGCGCATGACGAAAACGGGCAAAAAAATGGGGATTTTAAACGTGCTTGATCTGCACGGCAGCTTCGAGCTAGCGGTGTTCGATAACGCGCTAAAGGCGATCGAAAACTTAAGCCCACAGGAGAGGGAACGCCCGTACGCTTTTATGATTAAAATTTCAAAAAGCGCAGTCGGCGGCGCGGCGTATCAGCTATCGTTTCTTTCGATGATGAGCCTGCAAAACGCCCGCGATGCGAGCTTCCGTCCGCGCGCGGGAGTATTTTTGGGCGAAAATCCGCTAAGAGCCTATGCCTCAGAGCTCGGCAGCATTTCATACACCAAATCCAGCGAATTCGGCGAGCTAGTGGACGACGGTGGCGCGGGTGTTAAAATTTTATGCGTCGGCAAGATCGAAAACGTTTTTTCGCGCACGACCAAATCGGGCAAGCAGATGGCAAACGTCACGGTGCTCGATCTTTCTGGGAGCTTCGAGATGAGCGCGTTCGGCGAGGTTTATGAGGCGGTCGCATCGCTGAACGATGACGCGCTGGAGCGTCCGATGGCGTTTTGGGTGCGGCTTAGCAAAAACACATCCCCTTACGGCGGCAAATATCAAATTTATCTGGATGAAATTTTAACTCTAGATGCCGCGCAAAATATCGACGGCTACGTGCCTAGTAAGGTGCGAGGTTTCGGCGGTAGGGAGCGTGAGGGCTTTAGTGGCGACAATTTCGGCTCCAGCAGAAACTTTGGTGGCGAACGAGCTGGCAGCTTCGGCGGAGGAAATTTCGCGGAGCGAAGGAGCGGGTTTACTGCGGAGGATCCTGCCCTTAAGGCGCGCAAAGAGCGCGAGGCACAGCGCAAAAACGCGCAGGATTTCGAGTTCGAGCTAAGCTTAGGCGAGCTTAGCCGCGAGAAAATTTATAAAATTTACCACCTCGCCTTTTGCGACACGGCGCTAAAAAACACCAAGCGGCTGATTCTGCGGATCCGCAACGGTAGCGAGGTGCTCGTTTATCCGACCGAATACATCGTGAGCGATAGCTTTACCGAAAAGGTACGTGAAATCATAGCGGCGTAG
- a CDS encoding amino acid racemase: MKRVGIIGGMGPLASADLYMKIIEETAAGSDQENIPLVIDSYPQIEDRTAFILGKGENPLPRLSESAVRLKNAGCKAFAMACNTAHFFADDVEAAAEIPLIHIAEVTVKAIRKSYPKAHKIAVLATIGTKKAKIYDDPLKEAGLISVELGEENQAILMDCIYKGVKAGKTAEYVGAFENLLGKINADIYVVACTELPLFLPLIKSDKIFVDPTRELAKAIVEFSRS, translated from the coding sequence ATGAAAAGAGTTGGGATTATCGGTGGAATGGGGCCTTTGGCGAGTGCGGATCTGTATATGAAGATCATAGAAGAGACTGCTGCGGGAAGCGATCAAGAAAATATTCCGCTTGTAATCGATAGCTATCCGCAGATCGAAGATCGCACGGCGTTTATCTTAGGTAAAGGCGAAAATCCGCTTCCGCGCCTAAGCGAGAGTGCCGTTAGGCTCAAAAATGCAGGCTGCAAGGCGTTTGCGATGGCGTGCAACACGGCGCATTTTTTCGCAGACGATGTAGAAGCTGCGGCGGAAATCCCGCTAATTCATATCGCCGAGGTCACCGTAAAAGCGATCCGCAAAAGTTATCCAAAAGCCCATAAAATAGCTGTGCTAGCCACTATCGGTACAAAAAAAGCTAAAATTTACGACGATCCGCTTAAAGAAGCAGGGCTAATCAGCGTGGAGCTTGGCGAAGAAAATCAAGCGATTTTGATGGATTGCATCTACAAAGGAGTTAAGGCGGGCAAGACTGCCGAATACGTGGGGGCTTTTGAGAATTTGCTAGGCAAAATCAATGCTGATATTTATGTCGTTGCCTGCACTGAGCTGCCGCTATTTTTGCCGTTAATCAAAAGCGATAAAATTTTCGTCGATCCTACTAGAGAGCTTGCCAAAGCGATCGTGGAATTCTCAAGATCATAG